GCGCCCGTCCTGTCGGCCACGTCCCGCGGCGTGGCGGGCGCGCTGCGGCCCCTGGTGCAGGCCGCGGTGCCCGCCACTTCGGAGTCGCCAGTACTGGATGTGAAGCAGTCCTTCCTGTGCCGGGAGTCGCTGAGTGGCCAGGCCGCGGCCCGGCCTTTGGTCGCCTCCGTGGGCCTCAATGGTGAGCCTGGCTGAGGGGAACGACCGGGGGTTGAGGGGTCCCTCTTTTCTTGCTCCCTCCGGCCCTGGACCCAGGGAGCAGCCGAGAAGGGCGGGGGGGTCTGCCGGAAGATGGAGCGGAGCCCTGTTTGTGGATGGGGTTGCCTGCCGGGCTGGGTCGACCTTGGGCAGGCCTCTGTACCTCCCCGGGCCTCGGTGTCCTCACCTGTGCGGGGGCGCTGCTCCGTTGGGCGGTCTCAGGTGACCTCCATCTCTGACATTCTGGGCCTCTGTGGTTGTGCATAGGCTTCCCAACCACAGGCTAAATTTTCTACTTCGTCGGTTAAGTTCAAGAACTATGGCGTCCGACTGCTTCTAGCAAAGTCTGACAAGAGATTTTGCTGCTTACAGGTCGTTTGCCTTTGGGCAAATTCCTAAACGTGTTCCCTCACCAGTGAAATGGATTAATGATTATACCAATTTCGTAGGTTATATCGTAAGGTTCAGATGGAAAAATTATACGTTAAGCCGTTAACACATTCTGGGGGCACTTtataaattctcaaaaaataggaattgcttttaatatttgaaaagttgTCCCGCTCGCTACCTCCCATCCTTTAGTCTCCTTCCCTGTCACCACCGCAGATCCGAAGAAAAAGAAGCCGCAAGGTCGTTTATAGTGTAGACTACACTGCAGAGTATCAGCAGTATTTTCAGGCACTGGGCCAAAGGGTTTTCACACCGTAATGAATTTCATCCTCAAGAAGAGCAACCGGCAGAGGTTGATGAtactcccatttgacagatgagaaaacagactacaagaggtgaagtgacttgcacAAGGATACACGTTGTGTACGTGATAGTGTGTGGATTTGAAAGACTGATTTAGCCATAAGCTCTCACCAGGAGTGTGTTTTACACCCTCTGTCAGCAGAGCCTAGTTTATCTTTGGtgccttgttttctgtttttctttttatgctcTGTTTGGAGATCCTGAATTGGCAACTTGTGAGCCAGGTGCCTGAGGTCTGCCCAACTtgcatagttttaaaaaacagactaTTTCTGGCGTCTCTGGAAATGTTGAAAGTTGGCAGCACTGGGCTCTAGTTCCATGTCTAGTGTGCTGTGCATTGGCTGCACCCTTAGTCGGAGCAAGTGCTTTTCCAGTTCATCACAGCCCTCATCAGGTCTACTTGATTCATTGTGCTACCTGCCTGGCCTCATTGACAGTTGTATTGGTGACCTTTGCCCTACACCAAGTTGCCCCCACCCTCTTTATTCTGCCTTCATTCACCCTTTTCTCTTTACTTTAAATGGTCCTCCCACTCAGTTTTCCACATTTCCAAGTCTTACCCATCCTTTCAATCTCAACTCAGGATCAGgtcaataaaattttacatttgctGATTCCTTTACGTTTTATAGCACATAACACTTTACACTCTGTATTGCATGTATTGGTGATTCCTCTGACCTTGAGCTTCAATGTGTAGAGAAtatctcctttatttttctatcttccaCAACCTCAGGTTTTGCATATAGTTGGTGCAGAGTATTTGTGAATGAATAAAGTGGCAATTTTTTTTAGCAGGCACCAGTGGGTTTTAGAGAAATTGCCCAAGCCAGTTCTTTGGACCTTGAGGTGAGAAACACTAAGGGAGGAGAAAATTTCAGTAACAAAGGTGAAAAGTATCTTGGAATTTGTCAAATAGCTAAAAGAGTTTCTTCTAAAAATCAGGGGCTTACCTGACTTCTCCAAGAAGTGGTAAAGTAGAAACATAAGGCAAACCTCTTTTCTGTAATCATGCCTTCAGCTTGAAGcttaaattcatattaaaatCTCCTGTATAGATGGTTTGTGGAAAGATGGTTAGTAGAGGATGTGGGAAGGGGTAGTTGGGTCAGGAGAAGATCCCTGAGTTGGGACACGTTAGAGCTcaccttaaacaaaacaaaacaaaccaaaaaaccctgtTTTGTTATAATGCCTTAAGTTTTCTCCATTTCTAGATGATGTTTCTATAagtatctgattttattttagtttagagCTAAATCTAGCTAGCATTTTTGCTACTAAAAGTCATACCTAATACAATTCATATAAATTATTTAGAGAATGATTTTTGCAATATGGCAGTTTATGTTCTTGATGGTGCTCAGTATAAAGTGTAACCTACTAGATAGAATGGGAGTAGACAACTGGATTTCTTTTGCCACCGAATCTCTGGATGATAGTGACAAAGCCATTCTATTTAGTGTCTCTGTACATTTCCTTGTGTGGAAGGGTTGTAAATAGGTCTTTTAACGTAGAAGTATGaactttggtttcttcatcttttaAGTATGATACACATCTTTCCTGTGTAATCTCAGACAGTGCTAAGGGAAAGTAATTCATACTTAAGTAGGGTAGTATGTGATATGTCACTTTGCCATAGTTGTGAATCTCAAGTAGTCACTACTTGTGTCCTGGTCCCCTACGGAAAATGTTGAGTGAGTTAGAAAAGTACATAGAGTACTTTTGATAGGTTTCACCATTGTCTGTGAATACTTATGGCTTCCATAAAATTACTGACCTTGAGAACCATGTGAAATGTATTATTGTAATGTTTGACGGCTCAAGGAAGTATGTTAGGATGAGACAGCCTAGTAGGTCAAGTAGATTGCAACTTAtatgaaaatgcattttaaaagtgcatattttttttggaaacattttctaaAAGTAAGGAACTTTTAGTGTCCCCTTTTCTAAAAAGGAAACCTGTAGCAGATTTCCTTAAATGAGTATAGAGTTTACAAAGAGATTTACTTCCTGAAACATACTTAAAAGTGATACTGTAAGTTAAATTTTtgtcagacatttaaaaatggtatGGGACAGAAGGACATAcctgttttttcaaaaaataaactgcTTGCATCCAGAATACTGCATAAACAgtaattatttgcttatttaatattcatttgaTGTAAACATCTGGCCTTTTTATGGCCTGCAGTGGTAGTGTCCCAGTTGAGAGATTCTCagcagtaaaaaaagaaagataatgccCCTACTCTTATAGATGTTATTGCCCTTCACTGAAGAGCCGGATACATGaaaaatttgctcttttttttttatattaaattgaaATAATTGGTTCTTTTGGAGATTTCATTTGATTTTGATAGCTACATATCCTGATAAGGATATCCTTTTCTGCCCATTGGCGGTTTTACTTGAATTTATACCCCAAAATCTAGAATAGAAATCTCTAAGTTTTCTGCAACTGAAGTTATACTGTTTACAGAATGTTTATTATCTTATAATTAGTGTTTTATGAATTTTTAGCAGTTCTTTCAGAGAGCAGGTAGATAGGAAAATAAAGTTAGACATTTGGTTTAATAAGATGATCACACATCAATTTAATGAGTGGACTAGATGAGTTTTAGGGTCTCTTCTAATCCAGAAAATATGGGTGATATTTATGTCTTAGATTGAATTTTTGGGGACTTAAAATGTTGCTGTTTACAGtactatttaactttttttaacttGATACACTGAATTGTTATGAATTCTGAATCGCTGTGTTCAGTCAGGAGGAACTCAATTATACCTATTATCTAATGATTTCATACCAATATGATTCGTAGTGGTTGACTTCATTTTGTTTTCCGTATTTTATATGCTGGCATTGCCAACTTGACCATTTCTGAGACCAGTGAGTGCCAGccatatttcacatttttataatttgatttttgcTTGTGAATCCATAAAGCTCCATTTCCTGATGTATGCCCCTATCAGAGTCCTTATCTAATTGTGTTTTTTAACCTTCTGTTTATCTTGCAGTCCCTGCTTCTGTTCGTTATTCCCATACGGACATCAAAGTGCCTGACTTCTCTGACTATCGTCGTGCTGAAGTGTTAGATAGTACAAAGTCTTCAAAAGAGAGCAGTGAAGCTAGAAAAGGTTTCTCCTATTTGATAACTGCAACAACTACTGTGGGTGTTGCGTATGCTGCCAAGAATGTCATCTCTCAGTTTGTTTCCAGCATGAGTGCTTCTGCTGATGTGTTGGCCATGTCGAAAATCGAAATCAAGTTATCCGATATTCCAGAGGGCAAGAACATGGCTTTCAAATGGAGAGGCAAACCCCTGTTTGTGCGCCATAGAACCAAGAAGGAAATTGACCAGGAATCTGCAGTTGAAGTGTCCCAGTTGAGGGACCCACAGCATGATTTAGAACGAGTAAAGAAACCTGAGTGGGTTATCTTGATAGGTGTttgcactcatcttggttgtgtACCCATTGCAAATGCAGGAGATTTTGGTGGTTATTACTGCCCTTGCCATGGGTCACACTATGATGCATCTGGCAGGATCAGGAAGGGGCCTGCACCTCTCAACCTAGAAGTTCCCTCATATGAGTTCACCAGTGACGATATAGTGATTGTTGGCTAGAGACCAGGACTCAAGTCATAGGCTTCTTTCAGTCTTCGTGTCACCTCAGAAGAGTTATTTGAAAACAAGCCTTCTATACTTCGAATTAGTTGGTTTGAAATAGTTAAGAGTTGCTAATGATGTGTTTGTAAACATGTGAAGTAAATTGAATTTAATGTTGAATACTTACAAGCATTCACCTAATAAAGCCACTGTTAAACATGGTTATGCTCAAAGACTTCAAAGGTGCAGTGTCTTTGGTAGTTAATTCTAATTAAAAATTACCGGTGTACAAGATATTTGTGAAATCTATAATTgactttcttgtttatttatcttctttgtgTCAGAGACAGAGATTCTACAGAGCTCATGGTTAGGATGAGGTAGAATTAGCTGGTTGTCTCCAAGACCTGGGAGATGTTTTTTGGCATTGGCAGAAACAATAGTATCCAAGTTTCCTTTATTTTGCACACCTGGCTATGTGTGTGGGATACCCCTCCACTCCCCCCTTTATGACGGGCCAAGAAATTGTATTCATCATTTATGGGAGTAACTTAGTAATTAGAATTCTTCAGTTTTAAGAGGCAGTGGCATGGGATATTATCTGAGAGAAGCTTTCCAAAAGTGGAGTGCTCCTCTGttatttccttcatctggtgtggGTATTCATGTCTCCCAAAGCTCCTGCATCCATCCTAtcaagaggaagaaagggggTAGTGCATCTGAGATTTAATACTGTCTTTGTGTGAAAATGATCTTgctggttttgtttctttgatgatTACATTTTGAGGTGTTTCTTCCAGTTGGATTTGCAGTCACCACTTTTCACTGTGAAGTGAGGGTGGGCATAGGGAGACATACCAGAATTAACaccctcttctttctgcctcGTGCCTCCAATTACACAGGTGAAACAAGACCAAGGTCTGATATTCTCCCTGGAAACTGGGAGTGGGCTTTACCCTTTGCTGAGAATCACAGCTATCTTGATATATTTGTCTTGTCTTTTCCATTTGGAGGTGCGTTAGTAATGTACTTCCCTGGGTCCACCTTGTGATCACATGTGCATTTGTAAAATAGCAAATGAGATTCAGTGATTAGGTCTTCCAAAGGGAACTGGCCTTCCAGGGTTCCAGTCCTTAAAATCAGTAGCTAAgtgtatcaaaaaagaaaaatgtcagagtTTCCAGGCTTATGAGCAGATACTAATCTTTGGTTCATTTTCACCATTCTAGAAAGAAAATTAGCAGGTATGATAAATGGGGCACTTAATATTTTGTTCTAGGTCTCCATATAATGACATTTAGGTTCAAGTATTTAGGTATAAATATGAGACAAAAAAATGCCAAACATTGGTAACTTACTACCTTTTGACATGTTCTCTTTTAAATGGAGGGCTTTCTGATCTTTTGTGCATATGTAGATTACCATGGAAATGTTTGTATTGTTTAAAAGTAGTGAAATTGTATCATTATGTCTGAGCAATATATGTTTGTAGTATTTGGTGTTAATATTTGTATCATCTCACGTgaagttttttttctcctgattttatCATGAGGCCAAGAGAAGTCGGTATATATTTGTTGGatattttgcttgtttattgttGTGGTGAACATTCTGTTTTTCTAATATTCATGGGGAAAATCATCCTACGCTTTTTTCTCTACTCATGCTACTTTTTAATGGTGCCAATTGCCCACAACTTATTGTTTAATACTACACCAATACATCTAGTAAAAGCTGCCGAATTTTgaggctgttttcttttttaaaatggcacCAGGAGCTATTCATAACTTCTTCAGGATATACTAATATAGGAACTTTGCTGGCATATATTTTACATTCATAAAATTATTACTTAGAGGAACTTAGTGGGATGATAAAAGTTTCAACTTTTAATTTGAAGGTGAATTAAACCTGGAGTAGAGACCTTGAGGCATTGCATCAGTCCTTAGAACCAGCAAATCTGTGTGACTGTTCTTTTGTCATCCTTATGTCAAcaagtaattttgttttttgtatataaCTGAAGCTGCTGAGCTTCCAGTATATCCAGGAGTTAGTTGCTAGTTGTTAGTTTCGTGAGTTGGGGGCATTGTGTAGTGGAAGAAGTACTAGACAAGAATTTAGGATTTTCTGGCTTTGCTATTTCCTAAACATGGAAACATGGGCCTGTCACTTCATCTCCTTAGGACAGTTGTTCTCTTAGAGTCCTTCCAACTAAGATTTTATGAGCCCCTTAATCCTACTCCCGTAATAATGGGAATTGGTTTTCTTAGGTAAGCATTTGTTGTGTTTGCAGTATTTGGTTTTATGATAAAGAGATCCAAACTCAGAGGTAGCATTATTGTAATCAACAGAGCCATCGTTTCATAACAATAGTGTTCAACCAGGGGCAGCACTGCTGCTCTGTGGGGCATTTGTGGCCATCATTTGATAGTCACAATGATTGGAGGGTGCTTTTGGTATTGGGGGTGTTTGTGGGGTGGGGGAACAGGAATGCAATATGTTCAGTTGAGGGAGCACAGGTCCAcacagtgaaaaaaaattgtgctgcCAAAAATGTCAACAGCACCACTTTTCTATAGAGAAATAACATTTCCTCCCACTCTGAAATGATACCTCAGTAGTTAATAGTTTCATATTTGAAATGCCAAAACACTACTGCATTAGAGGCTACATGGCAGTGGAGGACAAATAGGAAGCTTGCTGATCCCTAGGTGCATCATAGGTGTTCTGTGCTGGAATTGCTGTATTTGGTGGACTGCTTGTGTCTTTCATGATATTTTGACTGATGATAAACTGTTAAATCCAAGTAtcctatttagtttttaaaagaaggcTTTGTTCCACAAGTGCCTGGACAAGTAAAATTACTTGATACTACTTTGCTAAATGGGTAGATAGAGCAGCCCTATGATAGCTTTTTGATTAGTTTGCTGAAACAAAATCCTAGATATTAGGGAGAAATGACTTAAGAAACATGAAGGAAACCTGACCAGTTGGCACCCTGACATGAGATCATTAACATACACTTCTTTATGCTGGGAATTGGGACAGTCTTGAGATCCATGCCTTATGCTCCTAAAAGAGTGATCATAGgaaagagtatttttttaaaatgtttgttagaGATAACACCAAATTTACCATGGTCTTTCTGAGCATACCTTTGGAAAATCGATCTTTGACTCATTCTGAGTCCTTATTTGATATCTATGGCTTGGGATCAAAATGTGCAATTAGTACTCTAATTTTTCTAAACAATGGGGACATACTGTTTATCTGGATGTCAGAAATCATTCTTCATTCTCACAATGCTGAAACtgtcattttctgtattttcatgtCATTTGAATATCATtgcattttgtatattaacccaaAATAAATGTCCATGTTTTTCAGAATGATATCCTCAGCCCACTGTTCTAACACACTCTCATCAGTATTTGCTAATGACTCCCCTAGCTCACTTTTCTGAACTTCATACTCATGTTCAAGTGCTTAGTTGGCATCTGTGCATGGATGTTGCATTAACACCTAAAACTCAAAAATGTCCAAAAGGAAAGCAAGTCCTGTCTTCCTCCAAAGCCATCTGCATAGCAGTTGGCAAGCTTAAAACCTCTAgcctctcctgcctccttttCCATTACAATTAACACCCAAACCATAATAATTGTGTCTCCTTAATAAAACATATCGATTACTGTCTCTGCAATCTGTAGCATTCTAAAAATAATGGCAAACTTTTAGAGCACTGACTCCTAATCACTAGGCTGAGTGTAtgtatatgatctcatttaaaactcaaaaaattGTATCAGGTAGGTAATGTTGCTATTCCTAGATTGTAGAGAAACAGGCACATAGAAGTCTCTTGTCTACAGTCATGCAGCTGGTAGGTTTTATTTTAACCCAGGGAGTCTTGAGTCCAGAGCCTGTATTTCTGATGACcttcatatgtgtgtatatatatatgtatataattgaaAAAGTCCTCAATTTAAGCACTATACCGGTTCCTTGTCAATTCTTGCCTGGTCTACTGCAGCAAGATTCCAAACAggtcttttcctctttcctcgaATCCTGTCCTCTAAAAAACCATCCTGCATATAGTTATGGGAAGAGTATGGGCATGGTTCCTGGGTTCCAGTCTTG
Above is a window of Balaenoptera ricei isolate mBalRic1 chromosome 19, mBalRic1.hap2, whole genome shotgun sequence DNA encoding:
- the LOC132353405 gene encoding cytochrome b-c1 complex subunit Rieske, mitochondrial; the encoded protein is MLSVAVRSGPFAPVLSATSRGVAGALRPLVQAAVPATSESPVLDVKQSFLCRESLSGQAAARPLVASVGLNVPASVRYSHTDIKVPDFSDYRRAEVLDSTKSSKESSEARKGFSYLITATTTVGVAYAAKNVISQFVSSMSASADVLAMSKIEIKLSDIPEGKNMAFKWRGKPLFVRHRTKKEIDQESAVEVSQLRDPQHDLERVKKPEWVILIGVCTHLGCVPIANAGDFGGYYCPCHGSHYDASGRIRKGPAPLNLEVPSYEFTSDDIVIVG